ATGAATGCGGGAACTCCGATGGCCCATGCGATCCACGGAGCActgggaaaaacaaatttaccAGCGACCATCAGGACTATACAAGACAGAGCTAATGGAAATAGAATACAATAGGTCAATACGAGGAATgcgtgtgcttttttttttatgtctggTAACTTATTTAATTCAGTTTTGGaatctaattttttattcattttgccCTTTCCATCTTCTAATCTGTGATATTTTACAACAATAATCATTGTGTAAAtgatcaaaaataaaattatatatgttaatgttataaaaaaactatCACATGAATACAGGATGGGTTGAAGTGTGTTATCAGTAATGAtgtttattttacataaaattggTAATATTATTCCAATCAATGGAATTAAACACAATACAATAGTTCCTATACCCCATTTtataactatatttttttttaattttatgttattacTACTAGCACCTACTTTCTGCTCACCTATTCTATCAATtatatcaaatatttttttt
Above is a window of Plasmodium cynomolgi strain B DNA, scaffold: 0852, whole genome shotgun sequence DNA encoding:
- a CDS encoding CYIR protein (putative;~vir-type antigen), whose translation is MIWKFIKNNLIVNMLKGKKVGASSNNIKLKKNIVIKWGIGTIVLCLIPLIGIILPILCKINIITDNTLQPILYSCDSFFITLTYIILFLIIYTMIIVVKYHRLEDGKGKMNKKLDSKTELNKLPDIKKKAHAFLVLTYCILFPLALSCIVLMVAGKFVFPSAPWIAWAIGVPAFIGFVLLSVLCATYYPFKKVKNIK